A window from Drosophila kikkawai strain 14028-0561.14 chromosome 2L, DkikHiC1v2, whole genome shotgun sequence encodes these proteins:
- the LOC108082744 gene encoding alpha-amylase A-like, translating to MFLTKSIVSLAILALASAQFDTNYASGRSGMVHLFEWKWDDIAAECENFLGPNGFAGVQVSPVNENAVKDSRPWWERYQPISYKLVTRSGNEEQFASMTRRCNAVGVRIYVDVIFNHMAANGGTYGTGGSTASPSSKSYPGVPYSSLDFNPTCAISNYNDANQVRNCELVGLRDLNQGNSYVQEKIAEFLNHLIDLGVAGFRVDAAKHMWPADLGVIYGRLKNLNTDHGFSSGSKAYIVQEVIDMGGEAISKSEYTGLGAITEFRHSDSIGKAFRGKNQLRYLSNWGTAWGFAASDRSLVFVDNHDNQRGHGAGGADVLTYKVPKQYRMASAFMLAHPFGTPRVMSSFSFSDTDQGPPTTDGHNIASPSFNSDNSCSGGWVCEHRWRQIYNMVAFRNAVGSDAIQNWWDNGSNQIAFSRGSRGFVAFNNDNYDLNSSLQTGLPAGTYCDVISGTKNGSSCTGKTVTVGSDGRASIYLGNSEDDGVLAIHVNAKL from the exons ATGTTTCTGACCAAGAGCATCGTGTCCCTCGCCATCCTGGCGCTGGCCAGCGCCCAGTTCGACACCAACTACGCCTCAGGACGCAGCGGCATGGTGCACCTATTCGAGTGGAAGTGGGACGACATTGCCGCCGAGTGCGAGAACTTCCTGGGCCCCAATGGCTTTGCCGGAGTGCAG GTCTCCCCCGTCAACGAGAATGCCGTGAAGGACAGCCGCCCCTGGTGGGAGCGCTACCAGCCCATCTCCTACAAGCTCGTGACCCGTTCCGGCAACGAGGAGCAGTTCGCCAGCATGACCCGACGCTGCAACGCCGTCGGCGTGCGCATCTACGTGGACGTGATCTTCAACCACATGGCTGCCAACGGAGGCACCTACGGCACGGGCGGCAGCACTGCCAGTCCCAGCAGCAAGAGCTACCCCGGAGTGCCCTACTCCTCGCTGGACTTCAACCCGACCTGCGCCATCAGCAACTACAACGATGCCAACCAAGTGCGCAACTGCGAGCTGGTGGGTCTCCGCGACCTCAACCAGGGCAACTCCTATGTTCAGGAAAAGATTGCCGAGTTCCTGAATCACCTCATTGACCTGGGAGTGGCTGGATTCCGCGTGGACGCCGCCAAGCACATGTGGCCCGCTGATCTGGGCGTCATCTATGGCCGCTTGAAGAACCTGAACACCGACCACGGCTTCTCCTCGGGCTCCAAGGCCTACATCGTGCAGGAGGTGATCGACATGGGTGGCGAGGCCATCAGCAAGTCGGAGTACACTGGCCTGGGCGCCATCACCGAGTTCCGGCACTCCGACTCCATCGGCAAGGCCTTCCGTGGCAAGAACCAGCTGCGGTACCTGTCCAACTGGGGCACCGCCTGGGGCTTCGCCGCCTCCGACCGCTCGCTCGTCTTCGTCGACAACCATGACAACCAGCGCGGACATGGAGCCGGTGGCGCCGACGTACTCACCTACAAGGTGCCCAAGCAGTACAGGATGGCCTCCGCCTTCATGCTGGCCCACCCCTTCGGCACGCCGCGCGTGATGTCCTCCTTCTCGTTCTCGGACACGGACCAGGGCCCGCCCACCACCGACGGCCACAACATCGCCTCGCCGAGCTTCAACAGCGACAACTCCTGCAGCGGCGGCTGGGTGTGCGAGCACCGCTGGCGCCAGATCTACAACATGGTGGCCTTCAGGAACGCCGTCGGCTCCGACGCCATCCAGAACTGGTGGGACAACGGCAGCAACCAGATCGCCTTCAGCCGCGGCAGCCGTGGCTTCGTGGCCTTCAACAACGACAACTACGACCTGAACAGCTCCCTGCAGACGGGCCTGCCCGCCGGCACCTACTGTGACGTCATCTCTGGCACCAAGAACGGCTCCTCCTGCACC